Genomic window (Candidatus Omnitrophota bacterium):
TCATATTCTTGCGCAACTCAAACACCCTCTCTCTATCTCTCATAATATACCTCATCTTTCCACCTCCATAATTTACCTTAAAAACAAACAAAAAACAAAAAGAGAATAAAAACTTTGTGCACACATATCGTGGATAATGCATAAAAGTTAAGAATTAAAAAGGCATAAAAAAAGACTTGACAATTTTATGCACGATGATATACTTGACTTACTTGATTAACAAAATAGAGTATTCGAAAGGATGTGTTTTTTAATATGAAGCTGCCGGCAAAGATAGAATATGCGTATAAAGCCGTGCTGGAACTTGCGCTAAGGTATAATGGGGATAACCCGATACAGATAAATACCTTATGCGAGGCACAAGGAATACCTAAAAAGTTCCTGGTGCAGCTTCTTCTGCGCCTTAAGAATGCCAATATTGTTAATAGTTCAAGAGGGGTTGCCGGGGGGTACTATCTGACGCGTCCTCCGTCGAGAATATCGTTGGCGGATATATTCAGAGCCATTGACGATACTATAATAGGTAGCCCAAAAAAGGCAAGGTCAGCAAAAATTTCAGATGCGGACAGATTGATCTCTGGTATACTGGAAGACGCCAGCAGGGAGACGGTTGCGCGATTAGAGGGGGTGACATTTGACAAATTAGTTTCACAGCTCAAGAACGAGCAGATTACCTACTATATATAGGTAAGAGGTTTTGGTCGGCGAACTTAGGGCCGATCATTTTTAACGAGTTAATGTTTACTAAGTTGATAACAATAATTAAGCCTGCCTACCGGCAGACAGGGAGGAAAAACAAAAA
Coding sequences:
- a CDS encoding Rrf2 family transcriptional regulator codes for the protein MKLPAKIEYAYKAVLELALRYNGDNPIQINTLCEAQGIPKKFLVQLLLRLKNANIVNSSRGVAGGYYLTRPPSRISLADIFRAIDDTIIGSPKKARSAKISDADRLISGILEDASRETVARLEGVTFDKLVSQLKNEQITYYI